One stretch of Jiangella gansuensis DSM 44835 DNA includes these proteins:
- a CDS encoding helix-turn-helix domain-containing protein, protein MTDEAQALGRRVAQARKRRGLSQRELARLLDRSETWLSQVERGVRKIDRMSVLERVAEVLEVPLAELAPDRPVVAAVHERPAPAVDLTLALSSSNALAAVLADRSSANLQELTGSVDQAWALVHAAEYERVSDLMMRLLPELEFAARASDGEVQTAIYTALARTYHACAAVLSKLGEPSGAWVSADRAIAAAERSGDALLMAEGAFRLALVFQSARLYDQVIQTASTAVDALSVRVDARDPAGISLSGSLVLQMAITEARRNNADQAYAHLAEAERLARSLGADRNDYGTEFGPTNVTLHQVTVAVELGDAGRALRIASDFDPADLSPERRSRYQVELARAHAQRRDAAAAVAAIREAYDIAPELVVGHPTVHALLSDLLRTEGGRATEVGDLARQVGMTL, encoded by the coding sequence GTGACGGACGAGGCGCAGGCGTTAGGGCGGCGGGTCGCGCAGGCTCGCAAGCGTCGGGGTCTGTCGCAGCGGGAGCTGGCTCGGCTGCTGGACCGCTCGGAGACGTGGCTCTCGCAGGTGGAACGTGGCGTGCGGAAGATCGACCGCATGTCGGTGCTGGAGCGCGTCGCTGAAGTGCTGGAGGTCCCGCTTGCGGAGCTTGCGCCGGACAGGCCGGTCGTCGCAGCTGTGCACGAGCGGCCGGCGCCTGCCGTTGATCTGACCTTGGCGCTGAGTTCGAGCAATGCGCTCGCGGCGGTGCTTGCTGACCGCTCTTCGGCCAATCTGCAGGAGCTGACGGGGTCCGTCGATCAGGCATGGGCGCTGGTTCATGCGGCGGAGTACGAGCGCGTCAGCGACCTCATGATGCGACTGCTGCCCGAGCTGGAGTTCGCGGCTCGTGCGTCGGACGGTGAGGTACAGACGGCGATCTACACCGCATTGGCCAGGACTTATCACGCCTGTGCGGCGGTGTTGTCCAAGCTCGGCGAGCCGTCCGGTGCCTGGGTGTCTGCGGACCGGGCCATCGCCGCAGCGGAACGCTCCGGTGACGCACTGCTGATGGCCGAAGGGGCGTTCCGGCTGGCCCTCGTCTTCCAGAGCGCACGGCTCTATGACCAGGTCATTCAGACTGCGTCGACAGCTGTCGACGCGCTTTCGGTTCGGGTCGACGCTCGGGACCCTGCAGGCATCTCATTGTCGGGCTCGCTGGTCTTGCAGATGGCCATTACGGAGGCTCGGCGCAACAACGCCGACCAGGCCTACGCCCATCTCGCTGAGGCGGAGCGACTCGCACGGAGCCTCGGCGCTGATCGCAACGACTACGGCACCGAGTTCGGTCCTACGAACGTCACGCTTCATCAGGTCACCGTTGCAGTCGAACTCGGCGACGCTGGCCGTGCATTGCGGATCGCGTCTGACTTCGACCCGGCTGACCTGTCTCCGGAGCGGCGCTCGCGCTATCAGGTCGAGCTGGCGCGCGCCCATGCTCAACGCCGCGACGCTGCCGCCGCCGTAGCGGCGATCCGTGAGGCCTATGACATCGCACCGGAGCTGGTCGTCGGTCACCCCACCGTCCACGCCCTGCTGAGCGACCTCCTACGCACGGAAGGCGGACGAGCGACCGAGGTCGGTGATCTGGCAAGGCAGGTAGGCATGACACTCTGA
- a CDS encoding antibiotic biosynthesis monooxygenase yields MFALVVRFDLRDEEAAAAFDALVLRTAPGIRESEPGTLVYATHGIEGEPLARVFYEVYADRAAFEAHEEQPHVKTFLAERGQYLASTRVEFLTEGPAKGLPDGARG; encoded by the coding sequence GTGTTCGCTCTGGTGGTTCGGTTCGATCTGCGTGACGAGGAAGCTGCGGCGGCGTTCGATGCGCTGGTTCTCCGCACGGCTCCCGGCATCAGGGAGTCGGAGCCAGGGACGCTGGTGTACGCGACACACGGCATCGAGGGTGAGCCGCTCGCCCGGGTGTTCTACGAGGTGTACGCAGACCGTGCGGCGTTCGAGGCCCACGAGGAGCAGCCGCACGTGAAGACGTTCCTGGCCGAGCGTGGCCAGTACCTGGCATCGACACGGGTCGAGTTCCTGACCGAGGGCCCGGCTAAGGGCCTGCCCGACGGGGCCAGAGGGTGA
- a CDS encoding helix-turn-helix domain-containing protein produces the protein MNTTDRLWTVDDVSNFLGVPVKTLYQWRWRRQGPPARKVGRHLRYDPAKLRLWLDAED, from the coding sequence ATGAACACCACGGATCGGCTCTGGACGGTGGACGACGTGTCCAACTTCCTGGGCGTACCGGTGAAGACGCTCTACCAATGGCGATGGCGTCGGCAAGGCCCGCCCGCTCGGAAGGTCGGCCGGCATCTGCGGTACGACCCGGCGAAGCTGCGCCTGTGGCTGGACGCCGAGGACTGA
- a CDS encoding replication initiator produces the protein MTVTALSAAVPDDATLREIAAKQGVCVRPILQRVTDTLIGATRTVVIRCGATRAKVCPSCADTARRLRIQQCREGWHLTEDPPKPEPDDQADEDDEDGRQGDGDEHDEDNGRRVRSTRRRQDAPDLPRLAVSDRTTGRVFEAPDGKTYRPSMFVTLTLPSYGRVTGEGVPVDPASYDYRRAALDAMHFPKLVDRFWQNLRRATGYSVQYFATVEPQRRLAPHLHAAIRGAIPRKLLRQVVAATYHQVWWPQLDEPVYTDPDEYPLWDDLAQAYADPHTGAVLPSWDDALDAIDDDPTAMPAHVIRAGNQVDIQGVIAGTPLADRVIGYLTKYLTKSITDPLHDDDGDGDGEVPVSAARRAHIDRLAEEVRWLPCSPTCANWLRYGVQPKDAKGGMEPGRCGSKAHDRVHLGLGGRRVLVSRRWTGKTLDQHRADRAAVVRAVLAEAGIEMDDHDELSATATRPDGQPRFVWTVTHPGDVDGPTYARLIAHALAQKQRWRTQYEHAKTRAGPAVLDLSATAQPAAAPAA, from the coding sequence GTGACCGTCACCGCACTGTCCGCCGCCGTTCCGGATGACGCGACCCTGCGGGAGATCGCCGCCAAACAGGGCGTGTGTGTGCGGCCGATCCTGCAACGCGTCACCGACACCCTTATCGGCGCGACGAGGACGGTGGTGATCCGGTGCGGGGCCACCCGTGCCAAGGTGTGCCCCTCCTGCGCCGACACCGCCCGGCGGCTCCGGATTCAGCAGTGCCGCGAGGGCTGGCACCTCACCGAGGACCCACCCAAACCCGAGCCCGACGACCAGGCCGACGAGGACGACGAGGACGGCAGGCAGGGCGACGGTGACGAGCACGACGAGGACAACGGCCGGCGGGTGAGGTCGACCAGGCGGCGCCAGGACGCCCCGGACCTGCCCCGGCTCGCTGTGTCGGACCGCACCACGGGCCGGGTGTTCGAAGCCCCGGACGGCAAGACCTATCGGCCGTCGATGTTCGTCACCCTCACCCTGCCCTCGTATGGCCGGGTGACCGGCGAGGGTGTCCCGGTCGACCCGGCCAGCTATGACTACCGGCGCGCGGCGCTGGATGCGATGCACTTCCCGAAGCTGGTGGACCGGTTCTGGCAGAACCTGCGCCGAGCGACCGGCTACTCGGTGCAGTACTTCGCCACCGTCGAACCCCAACGCCGCCTCGCCCCGCACCTGCACGCCGCCATCCGCGGAGCCATCCCGCGCAAGCTACTGCGCCAGGTGGTGGCCGCGACCTATCACCAGGTGTGGTGGCCGCAGCTCGACGAGCCCGTCTACACCGACCCCGACGAGTACCCGTTGTGGGACGACCTGGCCCAGGCCTACGCCGACCCACACACCGGCGCTGTCCTGCCGTCCTGGGATGACGCACTGGACGCCATCGACGACGACCCGACCGCGATGCCGGCTCACGTGATCCGGGCCGGGAACCAGGTCGACATCCAGGGCGTCATCGCCGGCACGCCGCTCGCCGACCGGGTCATCGGCTACCTCACCAAGTACCTGACCAAGTCGATCACGGACCCGCTCCACGACGACGACGGCGACGGCGACGGCGAGGTGCCCGTCTCGGCCGCGAGGCGCGCGCACATCGACCGCCTGGCCGAGGAGGTCCGGTGGCTGCCTTGCTCGCCCACCTGCGCGAACTGGCTGCGCTACGGCGTCCAGCCCAAGGACGCGAAGGGCGGCATGGAGCCCGGCCGGTGCGGGTCGAAGGCGCACGACCGTGTCCACCTCGGGCTCGGCGGCCGCCGCGTCCTCGTCTCCCGACGCTGGACCGGCAAGACCCTCGACCAGCATCGCGCCGACCGTGCCGCCGTCGTCCGTGCCGTCCTCGCCGAAGCCGGGATCGAGATGGACGACCACGACGAGCTTTCGGCAACCGCCACCCGCCCCGACGGGCAGCCGCGGTTCGTCTGGACCGTCACCCACCCCGGCGACGTCGACGGACCCACCTACGCCCGCCTCATCGCCCACGCCCTAGCCCAGAAACAACGCTGGCGAACCCAATACGAACACGCCAAGACCCGCGCCGGACCTGCGGTGCTGGATCTTTCGGCAACCGCACAACCTGCCGCTGCCCCGGCGGCGTGA
- a CDS encoding TrlF family AAA-like ATPase — MAGAEFVRADLHVHTFPDGPGDPDDIGDYIQAALARGVGILAITDHNTTKNVAAAIREADGTGLLVLPGIEITTHQGHLLALFGPGSLGVLEDFARPSNLSLEPDPLDASVRSSRSILHLVNEISERGGLAIPAHIDLAGGIVERMTRTELTQLLAHPGLSALEYSKTESLSWFTDADTDADRLAAWNARKANTKLADRGLARIMSSDAHTVAQLGVDKSRRTISRLRVDEPNFAAVVNAIVHNPKARCKVEAELPPTYPRVLAARFEGGFLDGVTVALSNNLNCFIGGRGSGKSTALLAIRAALGAQLGPDENPNDASRMPERTTVTFVDRIGNERTAVRVRGEDPFDEATGAPVSLMLADLAQDESGRLVRNYHQNPREILTFLDKFCELQGHHEKEAELLDLLKENATNVSETSTSVEQVRALEVELSQLEASLEAARSGKIEALVKYANILATESPLIETLDSQIKAHYSNTAAISRIDLDKLATTYGVDLTERPASDFIEGEGRLRQELNKFANDLKQATKIYNAAAQSAAKPSLDLLALWRKQHSEWKATHDQRRQELEQQGLKIQVGELDRIASRMGTVRTELAKLRERQKLHQARRRERSKLLQQLISERDRVHQRRQATLKRVVEIANNLAVGLTIEITFERNGVRDEWARWLSTNFGFRAPRVNRLAEAITPQDFAELLLTKGKLGPLLIEADGDRFFDGNAIDRVEAIFTWATIFQLQYMLLEDRPRIRVRQRNSADAQEFDHLSAGQQRSILLSLMLCADRLEPLILDQPEDHLDAGYIASAIVRHLEHAKERRQVILATHSPNLTVLGEAELVLPMYASGQHGSPKDSGAVDSPRTRPHVCDLLEGGDDAYRRRGERYGYQVSTVE, encoded by the coding sequence ATGGCAGGTGCAGAATTCGTCCGAGCAGATTTGCACGTGCACACCTTCCCCGACGGCCCAGGCGACCCTGACGACATCGGCGACTACATCCAGGCCGCTCTAGCACGGGGCGTCGGAATTCTTGCCATCACAGATCACAATACGACGAAGAATGTAGCGGCAGCAATCCGTGAAGCCGACGGAACGGGATTACTGGTACTCCCGGGTATCGAAATTACCACTCACCAGGGACACCTTCTCGCACTCTTCGGACCCGGCAGCCTAGGTGTTCTTGAGGATTTTGCGAGACCAAGCAACCTAAGTCTCGAACCCGATCCTCTCGACGCCAGCGTGCGATCGAGCCGCTCCATTCTTCATCTCGTCAACGAGATCAGCGAACGCGGCGGGCTAGCCATACCCGCGCACATCGATCTCGCCGGTGGGATCGTCGAGCGCATGACGCGCACCGAGCTTACCCAACTGCTCGCGCATCCCGGACTCTCGGCACTGGAGTACTCGAAGACAGAATCTCTGTCCTGGTTCACCGACGCGGACACGGACGCAGACAGGCTCGCGGCGTGGAATGCTCGGAAAGCTAATACAAAACTCGCTGATCGTGGTCTCGCAAGAATAATGTCATCCGACGCGCATACGGTCGCGCAACTGGGCGTCGACAAGAGTCGGCGGACGATATCGCGACTGCGCGTGGACGAACCAAACTTCGCTGCCGTGGTCAACGCAATTGTGCACAATCCGAAGGCTCGGTGCAAGGTCGAGGCCGAACTCCCGCCAACTTATCCTCGCGTACTGGCCGCAAGATTTGAAGGAGGATTCCTCGACGGGGTAACCGTAGCGCTCTCAAACAATCTGAATTGCTTCATAGGAGGTCGAGGATCAGGCAAGTCCACCGCGCTCCTTGCGATTCGCGCAGCTCTCGGCGCTCAATTAGGACCGGACGAAAACCCAAATGATGCGAGCCGAATGCCCGAACGCACCACCGTGACGTTCGTTGATCGAATTGGCAACGAGAGAACCGCGGTTCGCGTGCGCGGCGAGGACCCATTTGACGAAGCGACGGGAGCACCAGTCTCCCTTATGCTTGCCGACCTCGCTCAGGACGAATCTGGTCGTCTAGTTCGCAACTACCACCAAAATCCGCGAGAGATCCTCACATTTCTCGACAAATTCTGCGAGCTTCAAGGACATCACGAGAAGGAGGCCGAACTTCTCGATCTCCTTAAGGAGAATGCGACCAACGTCAGCGAGACCTCAACAAGCGTCGAGCAGGTCCGCGCGTTAGAAGTCGAGCTGAGCCAGCTCGAAGCTAGCCTCGAAGCTGCGCGGAGCGGGAAGATCGAGGCGCTAGTCAAGTATGCCAACATACTCGCAACAGAGAGCCCTCTAATCGAGACGCTCGATTCGCAGATCAAGGCGCACTACTCGAACACCGCAGCAATAAGCAGGATCGACCTAGACAAGCTCGCAACCACGTACGGCGTGGATCTAACTGAGCGACCCGCAAGCGACTTTATAGAGGGCGAAGGAAGACTTCGCCAAGAGTTGAACAAGTTCGCTAACGACCTAAAGCAAGCGACCAAGATCTACAACGCCGCGGCTCAATCTGCCGCCAAACCATCTCTCGACCTACTTGCGCTGTGGCGGAAGCAGCACAGTGAGTGGAAAGCAACTCATGACCAACGCCGGCAAGAACTGGAACAGCAAGGCTTGAAGATCCAGGTGGGCGAGCTTGACCGGATTGCATCGCGGATGGGGACTGTCCGAACCGAACTGGCCAAACTTCGCGAGCGCCAAAAACTTCATCAGGCTCGAAGAAGAGAAAGGAGCAAGCTACTGCAACAACTCATTAGCGAGCGCGACCGCGTTCACCAGCGGCGGCAAGCCACCCTTAAACGAGTGGTCGAAATCGCCAACAACCTAGCTGTCGGCCTTACTATCGAAATTACCTTCGAGCGTAATGGCGTGCGCGATGAATGGGCCCGATGGCTTAGCACGAATTTTGGATTCCGCGCGCCTCGCGTGAATCGCCTCGCGGAGGCAATCACCCCTCAAGACTTCGCTGAGCTGCTCCTTACAAAGGGAAAGCTTGGTCCGCTCTTGATAGAGGCCGATGGGGATCGCTTCTTCGATGGCAATGCCATCGACCGCGTCGAGGCGATATTCACTTGGGCGACAATCTTCCAGCTCCAGTACATGCTATTGGAGGACCGCCCACGCATCCGAGTGCGACAGCGCAATTCTGCAGATGCGCAGGAGTTCGACCACCTCTCTGCCGGACAGCAGCGCTCCATACTGTTAAGCCTCATGCTCTGTGCAGATCGTCTTGAGCCGCTGATTCTCGACCAGCCCGAAGACCACCTGGACGCGGGGTACATCGCGTCTGCGATTGTCAGGCACCTGGAGCACGCAAAGGAGCGCCGTCAGGTGATCCTAGCCACCCATAGCCCAAACCTAACGGTGCTAGGGGAGGCTGAGCTAGTGCTGCCCATGTATGCATCTGGGCAGCACGGTAGCCCGAAGGATTCGGGCGCAGTCGATAGCCCGCGAACCCGTCCTCACGTCTGCGATCTCCTTGAGGGCGGCGACGACGCCTATCGAAGACGAGGCGAGCGATACGGATACCAGGTGAGCACAGTCGAGTAG